One region of Malania oleifera isolate guangnan ecotype guangnan chromosome 6, ASM2987363v1, whole genome shotgun sequence genomic DNA includes:
- the LOC131158527 gene encoding uncharacterized protein LOC131158527: MARWQMLLTEYDITYVTRKAIKGSIIAEYLADRAVNDYQSMEFDFSDQDIDSIDQEKEGNVGWMMLFDGVTNVWGHGIGAVLVSPEGKYYPVTAKLTFPCTNNIAEYEACVLGLQAAIDRGIKKLIVKGDSALVIYQLTGKWETRDSKLIPYQEFIQEMMQEFDAISFSHLQRESNLIPDALATLAALFKVESGIEIEPIRIRMHREPAYCIMTKDADGKPWFHDIKTYIQWKEYPIGASNNDRKTIRRLAMGFFLDGEILYKRNHDMTLLRCVELQEARQIIQEVHDGVCGTHARGHSWPEKSLGVDTIG; encoded by the coding sequence ATGGCTCGTTGGCAAATGCTGTTGACTGAATATGATATTACATATGTGACGAGAAAAGCCATCAAAGGGAGCATTATAGCAGAATATTTGGCTGATAGGGCCGTTAATGATTACCAATCCATGGAGTTTGACTTCTCagatcaagatattgattcaattgatcaagaaaaggaaGGTAATGTTGGGTGGATGATGTTATTTGATGGGGTAACCAACGTATGGGGGCATGGAATAGGGGCTGTACTCGTATCACCAGAGGGTAAATATTACCCAGTCACAGCCAAACTCACCTTTCCGTGTACCAATAATATAGCTGAGTATGAAGCGTGCGTATTGGGCTTACAGGCGGCTATTGACCGAGgcattaaaaaattgattgtaaAAGGAGATTCCGCTTTAGTAATTTATCAGTTGACTGGAAAGTGGGAAACCCGGGATTCCAAATTAATACCATATCAGGAGTTCATTCAGGAAATGATGCAGGAATTCGATGCTATCAGTTTTTCGCATTTACAAAGAGAGAGTAACTTAATCCCTGATGCGCTAGCAACATTGGCGGCTTTATTTAAGGTTGAGTCCGGAATAGAGATTGAACCCATTCGAATAAGGATGCATAGGGAACCTGCATATTGTATAATGACGAAAGATGCCGATGGGAAGCCATGGTTTcatgatatcaaaacatacattcaaTGGAAGGAGTATCCCATAGGAGCCTCTAATAATGACCGAAAGACAATTCGGAGGCTAGCTATGGGATTCTTCTTAGATGGGGAGATATTGTATAAAAGGAACCATGATATGACCCTCCTACGGTGCGTGGAGTTGCAAGAGGCAAGACAAATCATACAGGAAGTACACGACGGCGTTTGTGGGACCCATGCGAGGGGTCACTCTTGGCCCGAAAAATCCTTAGGAGTGGATACTATTGGATAA